A DNA window from Vigna angularis cultivar LongXiaoDou No.4 chromosome 1, ASM1680809v1, whole genome shotgun sequence contains the following coding sequences:
- the LOC108323516 gene encoding uncharacterized protein LOC108323516 isoform X1 has product MAANSGTKYVSVNLNKSYGQHSTALGSVRSQRPGAAVVPSRPRSSHKAGPKLSVPPPLNLPSLRKEHERFDSLGSGGGPAGPGGSGSGSRPSSAGLGWTKPVTEDVSRPVIQGKRSVAAAAPVSSAVLRGEDFPSLRATLAPVPSPNQKIQENLNSIPNPKQKHSLGDENAFVEEKKEGPLVTDQSSVSRSVNVVGAGDDGRGSRVVHTKYGYGLGRKQEEYFPGPLPLVRLNPRSDWADDERDTGHGLSREGRDHGFPKGEAYWDFDIPRVGVLPHKHDKRGPRSEVGKVLNSEMEAFDRMGSEGNSWRSSNLSIPKDAGNERNGVSVGPRPSSGSRDGAKDGNKYLPSPFRDDDVGKRDFGRRDGQGGKQKPWNNVMEPYGDRNREQLNRSRGDSVQSSVSRSAFSSGGKGLPVNDPLLNFGREKRALPKSEKNLLEDPFMKDFGSSGFDGRDLFSGGLVGVVKKKKDVLKQTDFHDPVRESFEAELERVQRMQEQERQRIIEEQERAMELARREEEERLRQAREQEERQRRLEEEAREAAWRAEQERMEAVRKAEEQRLAREEEKRRILLEEERRKQAAKQKLLELEQKIARRQAEAAKSGSNAPVVVEEKVPAIVNEKETSRATDVGDWEDSERMVDRILTSASSDSSSVNRPLEMGSRSHFARDLSSTFVDRGKPVNSWRRDTYENWNSSAFYSQDQENSHNSPRRDLSIGGKAFMRKEYNGGPGLVSSRTYYKGAISEPHLDEYAHVKPQRWNQSADGDHLSRNTEIDSDFHENYFEKFGDGWTQGRSRGNPFPSFPERTYPNSESDGPYGLGRSRYSVRQPRVLPPPSLGSAHRTYKNEDEHPGSSAFLENEMHYNQASRSDSTLPTGYDNGNRGQLEVVDSRPETAENEDHKVETTPRCDSQSSLSVSSPPSSPTHLSHDDLDDSGDSHTILTSEDIKSDPLTAPDNESITTPAGAGNENVVAPCAVSSGEDDEWTTENNEQFQEQEEYEDEDYQEEDEVHEGDDHAQLNQDFDDMHLQEKGLPHLMDNLVLGFDEGVQVGMPNEEFERTSKDEETTFMAQASGLTLEDRISYDEDDTNLQPVNDTSQVNLNSTSSVFQESEKPAQDLVIQPSDSLSPVVSDSLGNVEASNGLLTHHSTPSSVTIAPYYSSSGQAVTSNVAAAPSQAEVPIKLQFGLFSGPSLIPSPVPAIQIGSIQMPLHLHPQVGTPLSHIHPSQPPLFQFGQLRYTSPISQGIMPLGPQSMSFVQPNIPSSFSYNQQPGSQMPVQTGPETSDSFVKNEMRHHSVDSQPGNSRNLPQGSPPSEDAGNITGIKQGRIEAAHDRNNSTRTSTSFQSDKQENQNVVGRNTNIPSNSKGSEVHAVIRDSPHYSVSKENFTESRTQYPASGGRGKRYIFTVKNSNSRPSGPSARVNRPEPGGFLRRPRRNIQRTEFRVRESSDKRQSTSAVLTDQFGLENKSNTNGRGAGLPGRPGPRKAMNNKLGKQIVESATENSQVMDSGSRVEKVDGKESIKTQNFSHPGNLKRTLCSEEDVDAPLQSGVIRVFEQPGIEAPSDEDDFIEVRSKRQMLNDRREQREKEIKAKSRVAKVQRRPRSSSQSVVAVTNSTKGSISPVEVVNSIHAAFVAAEVRGMKKMDASSGFNSSMLSQALPPIGTPPLKIDSQTELRSQISSRSLQTSVPAVSGSGEKDPGSGVIFESKNKVLDNVQTSLGSWSNAQISQQVMALTQTQLDEAMKPQQFDSQASVANIKGAVNEASLPSSSILTKEKTFSSAASPINSLLAGEKIQFGAVTSPTILPSSSRVVSHGIGPPRSSRSDMQMTHNLTGSDNDCSLFFDKEKHGNKSHGHLDDCDAEAEAEAAASAVAVAAISSDEIVGNGLGNCSVPAPDGKSFVAADIDRVVAATWAGVGVEKQSASQSRSEEPLSVSLPADLSVETPPISLWPPLPTTRNSSGQMISHFPSVPPHFPSGPPSHFPFYEMNPMMGGPVFAFGPHDESASTTQSQPQNSTTSASRPIGSWQQCHSGVESFYGPPTGFTGPFIAPPGGIPGVQGPPHMVVYNHFAPVGQFGQVGLSFMGTTYIPSGKQPDWKHVPTSATGAGEGDMNSMNMASSQRNPANIPSPIQHLAPGSPLMPMASPVAMFDVSPFQPSTEMSVQARWPHGPNSQLPLSMPLQQLEGVQTSQFSHGPSVDQPLNAKRFTGSRASTSSDGDRSFPRTADVNVNQLPDELGLVDTSNTTANKTAQSVVNKTPSVIPITEAVKVDVQNGSGNNSNNQNASSSFKSQSSQQVNISAQQSDHSSGHTNYQRGGVSQRNNSGGEWSHRRGYQGRNQSLGSDKNFSSTKVKQIYVAKQTISGASTVS; this is encoded by the exons ATGGCGGCCAATTCCGGCACCAAATACGTTTCAGTGAATCTGAACAAGTCCTATGGCCAGCATTCCACCGCCCTTGGATCCGTCAGATCGCAGCGCCCAGGAGCCGCGGTGGTTCCGTCACGGCCACGCAGTTCACACAAGGCTGGACCCAAGCTTTCCGTTCCGCCCCCCTTGAACCTTCCTTCTCTGCGGAAGGAGCATGAGCGCTTCGATTCGCTGGGATCAGGAGGTGGGCCTGCTGGCCCCGGTGGTTCTGGAAGTGGTTCGAGGCCCAGTTCTGCTGGTTTGGGCTGGACCAAGCCCGTCACAGAGGATGTGTCGCGGCCTGTGATCCAAGGCAAACGCTCCGTGGCCGCGGCTGCACCGGTTTCGTCTGCGGTTTTGAGAGGAGAGGATTTTCCTTCTCTGCGGGCCACCTTGGCACCTGTGCCCAGCCCAAATCAGAAGATCCAGGAAAATTTGAATTCCATTCCGAATCCGAAGCAGAAACATTCACTTGGTGATGAGAATGCGTTTGTTGAGGAGAAGAAAGAGGGTCCTTTGGTTACTGATCAGTCGAGTGTTTCTCGCAGTGTGAATGTGGTTGGTGCTGGTGATGATGGGCGTGGTTCTCGGGTGGTACATACGAAGTATGGGTATGGTCTTGGGAGGAAGCAGGAAGAGTATTTCCCAGGTCCTCTACCGCTGGTTAGGTTGAACCCAAGGTCAGATTGGGCAGATGATGAGCGTGACACGGGCCATGGTTTGAGCAGGGAGGGCAGGGATCATGGATTTCCGAAGGGGGAGGCTTATTGGGATTTTGATATTCCTAGGGTTGGTGTTTTGCCTCATAAGCATGATAAGAGGGGACCGCGCAGTGAAGTGGGAAAGGTTTTGAACAGTGAAATGGAGGCTTTTGATAGGATGGGGAGTGAAGGGAATTCCTGGAGGAGTTCGAATTTGTCCATTCCTAAGGATGCTGGAAATGAGAGAAACGGTGTTAGTGTTGGTCCGAGGCCGTCAAGTGGGAGTCGGGACGGGGCGAAGGATGGAAACAAGTATTTACCTTCACCTTTTAGAGATGACGATGTTGGAAAGAGGGATTTTGGAAGGAGAGATGGTCAGGGTGGGAAACAGAAGCCCTGGAATAATGTGATGGAACCTTATGGTGATCGGAATCGTGAACAACTCAACAGAAGCAGAGGTGATTCTGTTCAGAGCTCGGTTTCAAGGTCAGCATTTTCCTCAGGTGGTAAGGGTCTGCCTGTTAATGATCCTCTGCTTaattttggtagagagaagCGGGCTTTGCCGAAAAGTGAAAAGAATTTGTTGGAGGATCCGTTTATGAAAGACTTTGGAAGTTCTGGTTTTGATGGAAGGGATTTGTTTTCGGGTGGTCTTGTTGGGGTGGttaagaagaagaaggatgtgCTGAAGCAAACTGATTTTCATGATCCTGTGAGAGAATCCTTTGAGGCTGAGCTAGAAAGGGTTCAGAGGATGCAAGAACAGGAGCGACAGCGAATCATTGAGGAGCAAGAAAGGGCAATGGAGTTGGCTCGCAGAGAAGAGGAGGAAAGATTAAGGCAGGCTAGAGAACAGGAAGAGAGGCAAAGGAGATTGGAAGAAGAAGCGAGAGAGGCAGCATGGAGAGCAGAACAGGAGAGGATGGAAGCTGTGCGGAAGGCTGAAGAGCAGAGGTTAGCCAGGGAAGAGGAGAAACGAAGGATCCTTTTAGAAGAAGAGAGGAGGAAACAAGCTGCAAAGCAGAAGCTTTTAGAATTGGAGCAAAAGATTGCTAGGAGGCAGGCTGAGGCTGCCAAAAGTGGCAGTAATGCCCCGGTTGTTGTGGAAGAGAAAGTGCCTGCTATAGTGAATGAGAAAGAAACATCTAGGGCTACCGATGTGGGTGATTGGGAGGATAGTGAGAGAATGGTTGATAGGATATTGACTTCGGCATCATCCGATTCGTCAAGTGTGAATAGGCCATTGGAGATGGGCTCTAGGTCTCATTTCGCGAGAGATTTATCTTCCACCTTTGTGGATAGAGGAAAACCAGTTAATTCATGGAGAAGAGATACATACGAGAATTGGAACAGCTCTGCTTtttattcacaagaccaggagAATAGTCACAACAGTCCCCGCAGAGATTTATCTATTGGTGGAAAGGCATTTATGAGGAAAGAATATAATGGCGGTCCTGGATTGGTCTCTTCTAGGACGTATTATAAAGGAGCAATTTCTGAGCCTCATTTAGATGAATATGCCCATGTAAAACCGCAGAGGTGGAATCAATCTGCAGACGGAGACCATCTTAGCAGGAATACAGAGATTGATTCTGATTttcatgaaaattattttgaaaaatttggtGATGGTTGGACGCAGGGCCGCTCCCGTGGCAATCCATTTCCCTCGTTCCCTGAACGTACCTATCCAAATTCTGAATCAGATGGACCCTATGGCTTGGGGAGGTCACGGTATTCTGTCAGGCAGCCTCGAGTACTTCCTCCTCCTTCACTAGGTTCTGCACACAGAACTTACAAGAATGAAGATGAACACCCTGGTTCGTCAGCTTTCCTAGAAAATGAGATGCATTATAATCAAGCATCCAGGAGTGACTCTACCCTGCCAACTGGTTATGACAATGGGAATCGAGGACAACTTGAAGTAGTGGATTCCCGGCCAGAGACTGCTGAGAACGAGGACCATAAAGTGGAAACCACCCCTAGGTGTGATTCTCAGTCCTCACTCTCTGTTTCAAGTCCCCCAAGTTCTCCAACACATCTCTCTCATGATGATTTGGATGACTCGGGAGATTCCCATACGATACTGACTTCTGAAGATATCAAAAGTGACCCCCTCACAGCACCAGATAATGAATCCATTACAACACCTGCTGGAGCTGGAAATGAGAATGTAGTTGCTCCATGTGCTGTGTCTagtggtgaagatgatgaatgGACTACTGAGAATAATGAGCAGTTCCAGGAACAAGAAGAATATGAAGATGAAGATTAccaggaagaagatgaagtgcaTGAAGGAGATGACCATGCGCAACTCAACCAGGATTTCGATGATATGCATTTGCAGGAGAAAGGTTTGCCCCACTTGATGGATAATCTGGTATTAGGATTTGACGAGGGTGTCCAGGTTGGGATGCCTAATGAAGAGTTTGAAAGGACCTCAAAAGACGAAGAAACTACATTTATGGCTCAAGCTTCTGGCCTCACTCTTGAAGATCGCATATCTTATGATGAAGACGACACGAACCTCCAACCTGTTAATGACACCTCTCAGGTGAATCTTAACAGCACTTCCAGTGTGTTCCAGGAATCAGAGAAGCCAGCTCAAGATTTGGTCATTCAGCCTAGTGATTCTCTTTCCCCTGTGGTGTCTGATAGTTTAGGTAATGTGGAAGCTTCTAATGGCCTGTTGACCCATCACAGTACACCAAGTTCAGTTACTATTGCCCCTTACTACTCGTCTTCTGGTCAAGCTGTTACCTCTAATGTAGCAGCTGCTCCAAGTCAAGCTGAGGTACCCATTAAGCTTCAATTTGGTCTGTTTTCTGGTCCATCTTTGATACCGTCACCTGTACCAGCCATACAGATTGGTTCTATACAGATGCCATTGCATCTGCATCCACAGGTTGGCACACCCCTTTCTCACATACATCCATCACAACCTCCTTTGTTTCAGTTTGGCCAGCTAAGATATACATCTCCCATATCACAAGGTATAATGCCTCTGGGTCCTCAATCAATGTCATTTGTTCAGCCTAATATACCATCCAGTTTCTCTTACAATCAACAACCTGGAAGTCAAATGCCAGTTCAAACTGGTCCAGAAACTTCTGACTCATTTGTGAAAAATGAGATGAGACATCATTCTGTAGACAGCCAACCAGGTAATTCTAGAAACTTACCACAAGGTTCACCGCCAAGTGAGGATGCAGGAAATATCACTGGAATAAAGCAGGGTCGAATTGAGGCTGCCCATGATCGTAATAATAGCACTAGGACTTCTACTAGTTTCCAATCGGACAAGCAGGAGAACCAAAATGTAGTTGGAAGGAACACTAATATTCCATCCAATTCTAAAGGATCAGAAGTTCATGCCGTCATTAGAGATTCTCCACATTATTCAGTTTCAAAAGAGAATTTTACTGAGTCAAGAACACAATATCCTGCATCCGGTGGTAGGGGAAAACGATATATCTTTACTGtgaaaaattcaaactcaagaCCATCAGGTCCATCTGCAAGGGTTAATCGCCCGGAACCTGGAGGGTTTTTGAGGAGGCCTCGACGGAATATACAGCGCACTGAGTTTCGAGTTCGGGAAAGTAGTGATAAGAGGCAGTCTACTAGTGCTGTTTTGACTGATCAGTTTGGATTAGAGAATAAGTCAAATACCAATGGAAGAGGAGCAGGCCTGCCTGGGAGGCCTGGTCCTAGGAAGGCTATGAATAATAAATTGGGGAAACAGATTGTTGAATCAGCTACAGAAAACTCACAAGTGATGGATTCTGGAAGCAGAGTTGAAAAGGTTGATGGAAAAGAATCAATAAAGACTCAGAACTTCTCACATCCTGGAAATCTCAAAAGGACCTTGTGTTCTGAGGAAGATGTTGATGCTCCATTGCAAAGTGGAGTTATACGGGTGTTTGAGCAACCTGGAATTGAAGCTCCTAGTGATGAAGATGACTTTATTGAAGTTAGGTCAAAGAGGCAAATGTTAAATGATCGGCGAgaacagagagagaaagaaattaaGGCCAAGTCTCGGGTTGCAAAG GTGCAAAGGAGACCCCGTTCCAGTTCACAAAGTGTTGTGGCGGTGACCAATTCTACCAAAGGATCCATCTCTCCAGTTGAAGTGGTTAACAGTATTCATGCTGCTTTTGTTGCTGCTGAAGTGCGTGGAATGAAGAAGATGGATGCCTCTTCTGGATTTAATTCAAGCATGTTGTCCCAAGCATTACCTCCAATAGGAACACCTCCTTTGAAAATTGATTCCCAGACTGAGTTAAGATCTCAAATAAGCAG CAGGTCACTTCAGACAAGTGTCCCAGCAGTTTCTGGTAGTGGTGAAAAGGACCCTGGCTCTGGTGTGATATTTGAAAGCAAGAACAAGGTTCTAGATAATGTTCAGACATCTTTGGGCTCTTGGAGTAATGCACAAATTAGTCAACAG GTAATGGCACTTACACAGACACAACTTGATGAGGCTATGAAGCCTCAACAGTTTGATTCACAGGCTTCTGTTGCCAATATAAAAGGCGCCGTGAATGAAGCCAGTTTGCCATCATCTTCCATTTTGACAAAGGAGAAAACCTTCTCGTCTGCAGCCAGCCCAATTAATTCCTTGCTTGCCGGAGAGAAAATTCAGTTTG GGGCAGTAACATCTCCAACAATTCTTCCATCTAGCAGCCGTGTTGTGTCTCATGGCATTGGTCCACCTCGATCATCTAGATCGGACATGCAAATGACCCACAATCTTACTGGATCAGATAATGATTGCAGTCTTTTCTTCGATAAGGAGAAACATGGTAATAAATCTCATGGTCATTTAGATGATTGTGATGCTGAAGCTGAAGCTGAAGCTGCTGCTTCAGCTGTTGCTGTTGCTGCCATTAGTAGTGATGAGATTGTCGGAAATGGATTGGGTAATTGTTCCGTCCCTGCTCCAGATGGAAAAAGTTTTGTAGCTGCTGATATTGATAGGGTAGTAGCAG CTACTTGGGCAGGAGTAGGTGTTGAGAAGCAGTCAGCTAGTCAATCTAGATCCGAGGAGCCTCTTAGTGTATCCCTTCCAGCTGACTTATCTGTTGAGACTCCACCAATTTCCTTGTGGCCTCCCTTACCAACTACAAGAAATTCTTCGGGTCAAATGATTTCCCATTTTCCTTCTGTCCCTCCTCATTTTCCTTCAGGCCCTCCCTCTCATTTTCCTTTCTATGAAATGAATCCGATGATGGGTGGCCCTGTCTTTGCTTTTGGACCACATGACGAGTCTGCATCTACAACGCAGTCGCAGCCTCAAAATAGTACTACATCAGCGTCAAGGCCAATTGGGAGCTGGCAACAGTGCCATTCCGGGGTGGAGTCTTTTTATGGACCTCCAACTGGATTTACTGGCCCTTTTATTGCACCTCCTGGAGGCATTCCAGGAGTCCAGGGGCCACCACACATGGTTGTTTATAACCATTTCGCTCCTGTTGGACAATTCGGTCAAGTTGGCTTGAGTTTCATGGGTACTACTTATATACCTTCTGGAAAGCAGCCGGATTGGAAACATGTCCCTACTTCTGCCACGGGGGCTGGTGAAGGAGATATGAACAGTATGAATATGGCATCATCGCAGCGGAATCCTGCTAACATACCGTCTCCAATTCAACATCTTGCCCCTGGTTCACCACTTATGCCAATGGCCTCTCCTGTTGCTATGTTTGACGTTTCACCTTTCCAG CCCTCAACTGAGATGTCAGTACAAGCTCGATGGCCACACGGTCCTAATTCACAACTACCTCTGTCAATGCCATTGCAGCAACTAGAAGGTGTGCAGACTTCTCAATTCAGTCATGGCCCTTCTGTTGACCAGCCGTTGAATGCCAAAAGGTTTACTGGCTCTAGAGCTTCAACATCTTCTGATGGTGATAGGAGTTTTCCTAGAACTGCTGATGTAAATGTTAATCAATTGCCTGATGAACTTGGATTGGTGGACACTTCGAACACTACTGCTAACAAGACTGCACAAAGTGTTGTGAACAAGACTCCATCCGTGATCCCCATTACAGAAGCTGTGAAGGTTGATGTTCAGAATGGCAGTGGTAACAATAGTAATAACCAGAACGCAAGTTCTTCTTTCAAGAGTCAGTCCTCACAACAGGTTAATATTTCTGCCCAGCAATCTGACCATTCCTCAGGACATACTAATTATCAGAGGGGTGGTGTTTCTCAAAGAAATAATTCTGGGGGAGAATGGTCGCACCGTAGAGGGTACCAGGGAAGAAATCAATCTCTGGGTTCAGACAAGAACTTTTCCTCGACAAAGGTAAAGCAAATATATGTTGCTAAACAGACTATTAGTGGGGCATCGACAGTGTCATGA